AGGTGATGAATATATGAGTCCTATGGAACATGAGGGAATGTGGGAAGATTTACTATTTAAAATAGAGGGAGAATCTGTAAATTATTTTTTAACAATATTTCAGTCAGACTGGCGCTTTTCTACAAAAAAAGAACTAAATCCTAATTTCTCATGTTATAGTGCAAATACAAATAATAGCAAAGAAAACTTTATACAAGTAGTACCTTCTGGTCCTGATATGGATGCAAATCAATTATATTCAGGGCTTATAACAGCTATAAATTCAGCAAAAGAAAAGCTATGGATAATAACACCGTATCTTATTCCATCACAAGACTTATTACAGGCTATAGTTTTAGCTAAGCATAGAGGTATTGATGTAAAGATTATCACACCTAAAAAATCTAATCATACCTTTATTGACAGAGCTAGGACTACATATTTTAGAGAGTTATTAGCAAATAACATAGAGGTTCATTTTACAGAGAAAATGATGCATGCAAAAGCTATTCTTATAGACAAAAATTTAGCAATGCTTGGCTCTGTAAATTTAGATAATAGAAGCTTATTTCTGAACTATGAAATAGCTACTTTTGTATATAGTGAATCTTCTGTTGCTAAAGTAGATAAATGGGCTAAAAATATGTTATTACAATCATCTCAAGATAATGATCATATTTCTAATAAAAAGTCTCGTTTGATTATAGAAAGTATAATTAAGATACTTACACCATTAATGTAATACTTTAAACTTTCTCACAGATAAAAGTTGTTGATTCAAATCCAGTAATTTTTAATTTACTACCTTTGCTTACATCATTAACTTTAGCTCGCCAGACAGTATCTCCTAATTGGACTTTAACTATTCCATTTTCAGAATCTGATAATGCTTCTACAACTCTTCCCACATAAATAGACATTCTATCATTAACATCTAAGTGCCCTACTTTCTTAATTTTAAGTTTCTTTCCAAATTTATAAAAAGCAATGACAACTAATAAAGATAATATTAAAAATATTACTGCTTGAAGCATAATATCCATATTAGGAATAAAATAAAGAAATATAGACATAATTAAAGTTGCTATACCTATAAAAAGAAAAAATGTAGTAAATGAAAAAATTTCAATAATAAAACATATAATAGCTATTAGTAGCCAATATAGGTATTCTTCCATTATTTATCTACCTTTACATTTTTTAAGATTTCAGAAACCCCACTTAATGAACCTAACATACTTGTAGCTTCTACTGGGAGCATTATGGTTTTTGAATTACCTGATGCAGTGAGCTTACCAAGAGATTCAATATATTCTTTAGCAACAGAGTAATGCACTGATTCTAATTTCCCTTCTGCAATTGATTTTGAAATAGCATCTAATTTAAATGCTTCAGCTTGTGCTAATCTCTCTCTAGCTTCAGCTTCTCTAAACTGTGCTTCTTTATATCCTTCTGCCTCTACAATTTGTTTTTGTCTTTGAGCTTCAGCCTCTAAAATAGCTGCTTGCTTTTCACCTTCAGCATCTAAAATAGCCGCTTCTTTTTTACCACTAGCCTCTAAAATAGCAGCCTCTCTTTTACCTTGAGCATCTAAGATTCTAGCTCTTTTTTCTCTTTCAGCTTTCATCTGCTTAGCCATAGAGTCTAAAAGGTCTCTAGGAGGAGTGATATCCTTAATCTCTACACGAATAACTTTTACACCCCATGGATCTGTTGCTTCATCTAAAACTTGTAATAGTTTTCTATTCATATCTTCTCTCTCAGAAAGCATTTCATCAAGATCCTTAGAACCTAAAACAGTCCTTATATTAGTCATAATAATATTTTCTAATGCCCACTCTAAATTATTAACTACATAAGAAACTTTTTTAGAGTCCATTATTTGGAAAAAAGCAACTCCATCAACTTCAACACTAGCATTATCTTTACTAATTATTTCTTGTTTTCTAATGTTAAGAACAGTTTCTTTCATAGAAACTTTACTTGCTACTCTATCTACAAAAGGAATTATGAAAGCTAAACCAGGGTGTAAAGTTTGCTGATATTTTCCAAACCTTTCTACTATATATTCATTAGCTTGTGGAACTACTTTTACACTAAAAGCTACAGCTAAAACACAAAGTAACAATATAGCCCCAGCAACAATTATAAACATAAGCTTTCCTTAAGTTGGACAGTTAATTTTATCTATATGCATTCTTAACATCATCATTAATAGTTACAGCGCTATTAACATCTAAACAATTAATTATTTTACTCATAAATTTATTAATAGCTTCATCTTCAAGTGTTTTATTTAAATCACTAAATAAAAATCTAACTGAAACATTAAACCCTTGAGAAACAGCAAACATACTAGATATATCAATTCCTTTTAAAGAAAATATATTTAGACTTTTTATTGGCTCTAAAATATCACTGATATTTGAATCATTAGCAACTAAGAATGAAATATCTCTAGAAACAGATGGGAATTTTGAAAACTTTTCAAATTTAACTATATCTTTTTTAGTTAGCTCTACTAAGTCTAATTCAAAAACTATAGGAGGCTTTGACTTTATTTGTAATGCTTTTAGAGCCGTTGGATGTAAAACTCCTATTATACCAATTTTCTTATTATCAGAATAAATATAGGCAGATTGTCCCGGATGCAGCCAATGTATATCATCACAAACTTTAAATGATAAATTTTTAATATGAGAACATAATGCTTCAATATCATTTTTTACATCAAAAAAATCAACTACTTTATTACTACTCCATGTTGTTGGATTAACATCTCCAAATACAAGGCCAGCAAATTTTGGACTCTCAATTCTTTGCTCAGCATTTTTACAGAAACAAACACCTTCTTCAAAAATTCTTACACGATTTTGCTGTCTATTAATATTAGCTTTAAAAGTATTTAAAAGTCCTGGAATAAGTGACTGTCTCATCACTGATAAATCTTGAGAAATAGGGTTTTGTAAAGAAATACCCTTATCATAAAAAAAATACTCATCATGCTTAGGATCTATAAAGCTATAGTTAATAGTTTCATAATAACCTCTATCAACTAGCTTTGATTTTAATGACTGAAGAGATTCTTTTTCTTCCGATATATTAACTTTTTGTGCTTTATATTGAGGCATAGTCTCTGGAAGCTTACTATAACCATAAATTCTAGCTATTTCTTCTATTAAATCTTCCTGAATTTCCATATCAAAACGATATGAAGGAGCTATAACTTCTAAAGTTGTATTATCTATTTTATTAACTGTCATATGTAATGACTTTAATACATTAGCAATGTAATCAAAATCAAACTGAGTTCCTAAAACTTTATTTAATTTAACTATAGAAAGTTTTATAGTTCTCTTAGAGTTTAAAAAATCTGCATCCTCACTACCATGTATAGGAGCTACCTTACCCCCAGCTATTTCTGTAATTAACTGTATAGCTAATTTCATGGCTTGCTGAGCTAATTGTGGATCAACACCTCTTTCAAATCTATGAGAAGAATCTGTATGTAGATTATATTTACGAGCTTTTCCAGCTATTTTTTCAGGAACAAAGAAAGCACTTTCTAAAAAGATATTTTTAGTTGAATCTGAAATTGCTGAATCAAGTCCACCCATAACTCCAGCCATAGCTAAAGCTTTTTTCTCATCTGCAATAACTAGAGTATCACTCTCTAATTCAACTTCTGTTTCATCAAGTAGAGTTAGTCTCTCTTTAACTTCAGCATATCGAACATTAATTCCACCTTCTAATTTATCTAAATCAAAGGCGTGCATAGGCTGCCCTGTTAAAAGAAGCACATAATTAGTTACATCAACTAAGAATGAAATAGACCCAATACCACTTCTTCTAAGCTTCTCTACCATCCATAATGGAGTTTCTACAGAATTATCTACATCTCTAATTATACAGCCATAATAAGCTTTACATGCATCCATAGCTGTTATAGATACTTCTTTA
This region of Francisella frigiditurris genomic DNA includes:
- the cls gene encoding cardiolipin synthase, with the translated sequence MEDFLLKLLYILEANIVLFVCQVFTIFVVLKLIVDKKSASNIIAWLLAILFVPYIAIPFFFIFGRKDNEKSSWQKDSMSINQKCPIDINKYGKNNLPIDVINVFSSLHVPTLTSNNTFEIYTDGVESYKHFYEAIKNAKSSIYVQTYVFKHDTTSKLILRLLEEKASEGLEIKVLIDSLGSFYTYRHQKRIFKNLRALGAKVVFFMPVLSNPFRNYINYRNHRKIYLIDNRTVFSGGMNIGDEYMSPMEHEGMWEDLLFKIEGESVNYFLTIFQSDWRFSTKKELNPNFSCYSANTNNSKENFIQVVPSGPDMDANQLYSGLITAINSAKEKLWIITPYLIPSQDLLQAIVLAKHRGIDVKIITPKKSNHTFIDRARTTYFRELLANNIEVHFTEKMMHAKAILIDKNLAMLGSVNLDNRSLFLNYEIATFVYSESSVAKVDKWAKNMLLQSSQDNDHISNKKSRLIIESIIKILTPLM
- a CDS encoding NfeD family protein, giving the protein MEEYLYWLLIAIICFIIEIFSFTTFFLFIGIATLIMSIFLYFIPNMDIMLQAVIFLILSLLVVIAFYKFGKKLKIKKVGHLDVNDRMSIYVGRVVEALSDSENGIVKVQLGDTVWRAKVNDVSKGSKLKITGFESTTFICEKV
- a CDS encoding SPFH domain-containing protein — protein: MFIIVAGAILLLCVLAVAFSVKVVPQANEYIVERFGKYQQTLHPGLAFIIPFVDRVASKVSMKETVLNIRKQEIISKDNASVEVDGVAFFQIMDSKKVSYVVNNLEWALENIIMTNIRTVLGSKDLDEMLSEREDMNRKLLQVLDEATDPWGVKVIRVEIKDITPPRDLLDSMAKQMKAEREKRARILDAQGKREAAILEASGKKEAAILDAEGEKQAAILEAEAQRQKQIVEAEGYKEAQFREAEARERLAQAEAFKLDAISKSIAEGKLESVHYSVAKEYIESLGKLTASGNSKTIMLPVEATSMLGSLSGVSEILKNVKVDK
- the pheT gene encoding phenylalanine--tRNA ligase subunit beta, with the protein product MKFSHKWLNEYLADTQSSQDLADTLTLAGLEVDAIEPVVKDKVTNVVVGQIKAIAKHPDADKLNVCTVDVAEPELLTIVCGASNIYEGMKAPVAKIGAVLPGDFKIKKSKLRGQESFGMMCSEEELGLLEKADGLMDLPSDAPRGTDINEYLGLNDNTLEVDLTPNRADCLSVYGIAREVAALRNIKLKPLHIKNPVVEIAETKEVSITAMDACKAYYGCIIRDVDNSVETPLWMVEKLRRSGIGSISFLVDVTNYVLLLTGQPMHAFDLDKLEGGINVRYAEVKERLTLLDETEVELESDTLVIADEKKALAMAGVMGGLDSAISDSTKNIFLESAFFVPEKIAGKARKYNLHTDSSHRFERGVDPQLAQQAMKLAIQLITEIAGGKVAPIHGSEDADFLNSKRTIKLSIVKLNKVLGTQFDFDYIANVLKSLHMTVNKIDNTTLEVIAPSYRFDMEIQEDLIEEIARIYGYSKLPETMPQYKAQKVNISEEKESLQSLKSKLVDRGYYETINYSFIDPKHDEYFFYDKGISLQNPISQDLSVMRQSLIPGLLNTFKANINRQQNRVRIFEEGVCFCKNAEQRIESPKFAGLVFGDVNPTTWSSNKVVDFFDVKNDIEALCSHIKNLSFKVCDDIHWLHPGQSAYIYSDNKKIGIIGVLHPTALKALQIKSKPPIVFELDLVELTKKDIVKFEKFSKFPSVSRDISFLVANDSNISDILEPIKSLNIFSLKGIDISSMFAVSQGFNVSVRFLFSDLNKTLEDEAINKFMSKIINCLDVNSAVTINDDVKNAYR